One Flavobacterium sp. 90 DNA segment encodes these proteins:
- a CDS encoding efflux RND transporter periplasmic adaptor subunit — protein MLTILTFILMNALKLPKPIFPILLFLIFFISCKKEQPKAPPPIQAPFVTVKSEDVPIYKDFAGQTFGELDIELIARVDGILTGVYFKEGQKVKKGQLLYTIDPLEYETKVEQARGQVAVAQSSLVNANEELKRIRPLADMNAVSKRELDAAVAKDKAARSNYASMQASLKNQEIERGYCNIKSPIDGVIGLSNARLGDYITKLGNASRLNMVSKLEKVRVQFTVSESDYLKYQKSTKQGEKITDLQLILSDGSIHPEKGSLNFSDTKIDPTTGTVTIEAQFPNPDGTLRSGQFGKVRVLIRTAKDAIVIPQKAVTEIQGLFQVSVIDDKNTIQTRMVEVGQKTGVDWIITKGLKPNERVAIIGNQFIQPGSTVAPVPYVADKKQIASSQND, from the coding sequence ATGTTAACAATTTTAACATTTATACTTATGAATGCTTTAAAACTACCAAAACCAATTTTCCCAATTCTCCTTTTTTTAATCTTTTTTATTTCCTGTAAAAAAGAACAACCGAAAGCACCGCCGCCCATTCAGGCACCTTTTGTAACGGTAAAAAGTGAAGATGTCCCAATTTATAAAGATTTTGCTGGACAAACTTTTGGCGAATTAGACATCGAATTAATTGCGCGAGTAGACGGAATATTAACTGGGGTTTATTTTAAAGAAGGTCAAAAAGTTAAAAAAGGTCAATTACTTTATACAATTGATCCGTTAGAATATGAAACTAAAGTCGAGCAAGCCCGCGGACAAGTTGCTGTTGCACAAAGTAGTTTGGTAAATGCTAACGAAGAATTAAAAAGAATTCGCCCGCTTGCAGATATGAATGCTGTGAGTAAACGAGAGTTAGACGCCGCAGTTGCAAAAGACAAAGCTGCAAGATCAAATTATGCCAGTATGCAGGCAAGCTTAAAAAATCAGGAGATAGAAAGAGGTTATTGCAATATTAAATCCCCAATAGACGGCGTTATCGGACTTTCGAATGCCAGATTAGGAGATTATATTACCAAATTAGGCAATGCCTCGAGATTGAATATGGTTTCGAAACTTGAAAAAGTAAGAGTACAATTTACCGTTAGTGAATCTGATTATCTTAAATATCAAAAAAGCACTAAACAAGGTGAAAAAATCACAGATCTTCAGCTCATATTATCAGACGGAAGCATTCATCCCGAAAAAGGAAGCCTCAACTTTTCTGATACTAAAATAGATCCTACGACAGGAACTGTGACTATCGAAGCTCAATTTCCAAATCCAGACGGGACTTTACGTTCAGGGCAATTCGGAAAAGTTCGCGTTCTGATTCGCACTGCAAAAGATGCAATCGTAATTCCTCAAAAAGCAGTTACCGAAATTCAGGGACTTTTTCAGGTTTCTGTAATCGATGATAAAAACACTATTCAAACCCGAATGGTCGAAGTAGGTCAAAAAACTGGTGTTGACTGGATCATTACAAAAGGATTAAAACCCAATGAAAGAGTAGCGATAATTGGTAATCAGTTTATTCAGCCCGGATCAACTGTTGCCCCTGTTCCTTATGTAGCCGACAAAAAACAGATTGCATCATCTCAAAACGACTAA
- a CDS encoding multidrug efflux RND transporter permease subunit codes for MDNFFVRRPIVAIVLSIFIVIIGGLSILGTPIAQYPEIAPPLVQVSTSYRGANALNVEQAVATPIEQKVNGVENMLYMQSTNTGDGSMTLNITFDMGTDLDIATMLTQNRVNEATNKLPNDVKTTGVTTKKSLSMPLLIISLFSPEKTFDNNFLTNYANINIVDALARIKGVGEVTLYGGSNYAMRIWVKPDIMSKYNLTVPDIIQAIKEQNAISPGGKFGAPPATDNNEFTYNVTLKDRLVNPEDFENIILKSNINNQQVRLKDVGTVTLGTESYASVARLNGSPAGTIGIKQMPGSNALEVAANVKKTIEQLSKRFPQDLKYRVSLDTTLAISEGINEIMHTLFEAIMLVIIVVFIFLQNWRATLIPLVTVPVSLVGVFMLFPLLGFSVNVLSLLGLVLAIGIVVDDAIVVVEAVMHHIEQGMSPKDATNQAMKEVSGPVIAIAIVLTAVFIPVALTPGITGRLYQQFAITIAISVIFSALSALTLSPALCSLLLKPNQEAKGWLGKFFAAFNRKFSSFTDKYTGFSGFLIKKMARSFIFIGILIGAIILLGGKIPGGFVPEEDQGYMFVNIELPGASSLERTNKVIQKIEHILAKNDGVEYYTSVAGFSLIKNSVATNNGFFFVALKEWKERKQDVFQILKEVNGKVVFGIPEATVFAFGPPPITGIGNAAGFSMMLQDKEGNTPQYLFENSQRFMAEARKRTEIGTIRTTFNPNVPQISLDVDREKVTELGLSLSDVNLAIGASLGGQYINEFNKFGRQYIVLLQADPSFTVNPEDINKIFVRSKSNKMIPISSIATIRKESGPEFTTRFNLYRAAEIGGTPAPGFTSAQAMTALEETAQKTLPAAMSYEWANMSYQEKQAEGKGNTVFIMALVFVFLILAAQYESWKLPFSVLLGTPFAVFGAFLGLYICRFFSPDYVNNVFAQIGLVMLIGLAAKNAILIVEFAKEEYEKGMPVKEAALYAAKLRFRPILMTAFAFILGVVPLLTATGAGAQARKVMGMTVFSGMLVATILGVCLIPVLFVFIETFGKKPSKEIDEPKKEEP; via the coding sequence ATGGATAATTTTTTTGTAAGAAGACCGATAGTCGCCATCGTGCTATCCATATTTATCGTTATTATTGGAGGGCTTTCAATCCTCGGAACTCCCATTGCACAATATCCCGAAATTGCTCCGCCTTTAGTACAAGTTTCAACCAGCTATAGAGGTGCAAATGCCCTAAATGTAGAACAAGCCGTTGCCACACCAATTGAACAAAAGGTAAACGGAGTTGAAAACATGCTCTACATGCAATCGACCAATACTGGTGATGGAAGTATGACGCTGAACATTACATTTGACATGGGAACTGATTTGGATATTGCAACAATGCTTACCCAAAACAGAGTAAATGAAGCCACCAATAAACTCCCAAACGATGTAAAAACAACAGGAGTTACGACCAAAAAGTCGCTTTCGATGCCTTTGCTTATTATCTCTTTGTTTTCTCCCGAAAAAACATTTGATAATAACTTTTTAACCAATTATGCCAATATCAATATTGTAGATGCATTGGCACGTATTAAAGGTGTTGGAGAAGTTACTCTTTACGGAGGAAGTAATTATGCTATGCGAATTTGGGTCAAGCCCGATATCATGTCCAAATACAACTTGACCGTTCCCGATATTATTCAGGCGATTAAAGAACAAAATGCAATTTCGCCAGGAGGAAAATTCGGTGCACCGCCCGCAACAGACAACAATGAATTTACTTATAATGTAACACTAAAAGATCGTTTAGTAAATCCGGAAGATTTTGAAAATATCATTCTAAAATCAAACATCAACAATCAGCAAGTTCGTTTAAAAGATGTTGGTACCGTAACTTTAGGAACTGAAAGTTATGCATCTGTTGCCAGACTAAACGGAAGTCCGGCAGGAACAATCGGAATTAAACAAATGCCAGGATCAAATGCCTTAGAAGTTGCTGCCAATGTCAAAAAGACCATCGAACAATTAAGCAAGCGTTTCCCACAGGATTTAAAATATAGAGTTTCATTAGACACTACTCTCGCCATTTCCGAGGGAATTAACGAAATCATGCACACGCTTTTCGAAGCCATTATGCTGGTAATTATTGTAGTGTTTATCTTTTTGCAAAACTGGCGTGCAACCCTAATTCCGTTAGTAACCGTACCAGTTTCGTTAGTTGGAGTTTTCATGCTTTTTCCATTATTAGGATTCTCAGTAAACGTACTTTCACTTTTAGGATTAGTACTCGCAATTGGTATTGTCGTCGATGACGCCATTGTCGTCGTCGAGGCCGTAATGCATCATATCGAACAAGGAATGTCTCCAAAAGACGCTACAAATCAAGCGATGAAAGAAGTTTCGGGTCCCGTAATTGCAATTGCAATTGTATTAACCGCCGTATTTATTCCCGTTGCGTTAACGCCCGGAATCACTGGACGACTCTATCAGCAATTTGCTATAACGATTGCCATTTCGGTAATATTCTCCGCGTTAAGCGCCTTAACATTAAGTCCCGCATTATGTTCCTTATTACTAAAACCCAATCAGGAAGCAAAAGGCTGGCTTGGAAAATTCTTTGCCGCTTTCAATAGAAAATTTTCATCCTTTACAGATAAATACACCGGCTTTTCAGGATTTCTAATCAAAAAAATGGCACGAAGTTTTATTTTCATCGGAATTCTTATTGGAGCCATTATTCTCTTGGGAGGAAAAATTCCAGGAGGATTCGTTCCCGAAGAAGATCAGGGTTATATGTTTGTAAATATCGAATTACCGGGCGCTTCATCCTTAGAAAGAACCAATAAAGTGATTCAGAAAATCGAACATATTTTAGCTAAAAATGATGGAGTTGAATATTACACTTCTGTTGCCGGATTTAGTTTAATCAAAAACTCGGTTGCAACCAATAACGGATTCTTTTTCGTAGCCTTGAAAGAATGGAAAGAACGTAAACAAGATGTATTTCAGATTCTAAAGGAAGTAAATGGAAAAGTAGTTTTTGGCATTCCCGAAGCAACCGTCTTTGCCTTTGGTCCACCGCCAATTACCGGAATTGGAAATGCCGCGGGATTCTCAATGATGCTTCAGGATAAGGAAGGAAATACGCCTCAATATCTTTTTGAAAACTCACAACGATTTATGGCTGAAGCCAGGAAACGAACGGAAATTGGAACTATCCGAACAACCTTTAATCCAAATGTACCACAAATTAGTCTCGATGTAGATCGCGAAAAAGTTACAGAACTTGGACTTTCCCTTTCAGATGTCAATCTCGCAATTGGTGCCAGTTTAGGAGGTCAATATATTAATGAGTTCAACAAATTTGGACGTCAATATATTGTATTACTTCAGGCAGATCCAAGTTTTACAGTAAATCCCGAAGACATCAATAAGATCTTTGTTCGAAGTAAAAGCAACAAAATGATTCCGATTTCAAGTATTGCAACTATTAGAAAAGAAAGCGGACCTGAATTTACAACCCGATTTAATTTGTATAGGGCCGCAGAAATTGGAGGAACACCTGCGCCCGGATTTACTTCCGCGCAAGCGATGACTGCTTTAGAAGAAACTGCTCAAAAAACCTTGCCAGCCGCCATGAGTTATGAATGGGCAAATATGAGTTATCAGGAAAAACAAGCCGAAGGAAAAGGAAATACCGTATTTATCATGGCATTAGTTTTTGTGTTTCTAATTCTGGCAGCGCAATACGAAAGTTGGAAACTGCCTTTTAGTGTACTTCTGGGAACGCCATTTGCCGTTTTTGGAGCTTTTTTAGGATTATACATCTGTCGCTTTTTTAGTCCGGATTATGTCAACAATGTCTTTGCACAAATTGGACTTGTTATGCTTATTGGTCTCGCCGCAAAAAATGCCATTTTGATTGTCGAGTTTGCCAAAGAAGAATATGAAAAAGGAATGCCGGTAAAAGAAGCAGCTTTATATGCAGCCAAACTTCGTTTCCGTCCAATTCTAATGACTGCCTTTGCTTTTATTTTGGGAGTTGTGCCTTTGTTAACCGCAACCGGAGCCGGAGCTCAAGCCCGAAAAGTAATGGGAATGACCGTTTTTAGCGGTATGCTCGTCGCCACTATTCTGGGAGTTTGTTTGATTCCGGTATTGTTTGTATTTATTGAAACTTTTGGAAAAAAACCTTCAAAAGAAATTGATGAACCTAAAAAGGAAGAACCATGA